A single region of the Kwoniella botswanensis chromosome 1, complete sequence genome encodes:
- a CDS encoding hydroxyisourate hydrolase — MSKSPITCHVLDASVGKPAPGVKVSLDVLSLTGQETAKEAPRTLASGETNGDGRCSDLLNPDTKLPPGVYKMTFHSGEYFKSNNVDTFYPFVEITFSYTNPDQHYHIPLLISPFSYTTYRGS; from the exons ATGTCGAAATCACCTATCACATGCCATG TGTTAGACGCTTCGGTTGGAAAACCAGCACCGGGAGTCAAAGTCTCTCTGGACGTTCTCAGCCTCACAGGTCAGGAGACTGCTAAAGAAGCTCCAAGAACACTTGCTAGCGG AGAGACAAACGGCGATGGACGATGTTCCGACTTGCTGAACCCCGACACCAAACTCCCACCAGGTGTATACAAGATGACATTCCATAGTGGAGAGTACTTCAAGTCAAACAACGTCGATACTTTCTATCCGTTTGTAGAA ATAACATTCTCATACACCAATCCTGATCAACATTATCATATACCCCTTCTTATCAGTCCATTCTCTTATACCACTTATCGGGGCAGTTAG